One Kribbella sp. NBC_00662 genomic region harbors:
- a CDS encoding GNAT family N-acetyltransferase has translation MDDLGPITWPPAPIKTERLVLRESEARDRTAFIELLASPEVNTYVGGPRPRDVLERETPEIPERWPGSFVVELDGSMIGWILLRRATDHRRPAAAGKADLGYLFLPQAWGKGYARESCTAALTWFDSTLPGEPVILTTQSANLPSMHLAAALGFTELERFEAWNAEQWLGLRPPVTPSS, from the coding sequence GTGGACGATCTGGGACCCATCACCTGGCCGCCGGCACCGATCAAGACCGAACGCCTCGTACTCCGCGAGTCCGAGGCGCGCGACCGTACGGCGTTCATCGAGCTGCTCGCGTCACCCGAGGTCAACACGTACGTCGGCGGCCCCCGCCCCCGCGACGTACTCGAACGCGAAACGCCTGAGATCCCCGAGCGCTGGCCCGGCAGCTTCGTCGTCGAACTCGACGGCTCCATGATCGGCTGGATCCTCCTGCGCCGAGCAACCGACCACCGCCGCCCAGCCGCGGCAGGCAAGGCCGACCTCGGCTACCTCTTCCTCCCCCAAGCCTGGGGCAAGGGCTACGCCCGCGAGTCCTGCACCGCCGCCCTCACGTGGTTCGACAGCACCCTCCCCGGCGAACCAGTAATCCTCACCACCCAATCCGCCAACCTTCCCTCAATGCACCTAGCCGCAGCCCTCGGCTTCACCGAACTCGAACGCTTCGAAGCCTGGAACGCCGAACAATGGCTAGGCCTGCGCCCTCCGGTCACGCCATCGAGTTGA
- a CDS encoding LLM class flavin-dependent oxidoreductase has product MGMKIGVMLPLGAGDGPGGGMPGWKDVRAVAEAAEEGGLDSVWIADHFLYRDPEGQIYGMHESWTLLTAVAAVTSRVELGNMVLCASFRDPGLTAKMAATLDEVSGGRLILGVGAGWHDPEYEAFGLPTDHRVGRFEEWLEIVARMIRGETVSYEGTYYKVQDANLDPAPPHRIPILIAGHRPRMMRLTAQWADLWNTAWYGAADARVEERLETLREAIETAGKSAGAVAPTVGVVVRDPEQPPVADPDPRAIEVQDLPAALAAYEKLGVDHLIISPEPISPRTVERIAEAKGH; this is encoded by the coding sequence ATGGGTATGAAGATCGGTGTGATGCTTCCGCTGGGTGCGGGGGACGGGCCCGGTGGAGGTATGCCTGGGTGGAAGGACGTGCGGGCGGTTGCGGAGGCGGCTGAGGAGGGTGGGCTGGATTCGGTCTGGATCGCGGACCACTTCCTGTACCGGGATCCGGAAGGGCAGATCTACGGCATGCACGAGTCGTGGACCCTGCTGACCGCGGTCGCGGCCGTCACCTCGCGAGTGGAGCTCGGGAACATGGTGCTGTGCGCCTCGTTCCGGGATCCGGGGCTGACGGCGAAGATGGCGGCGACGCTCGACGAGGTTTCCGGCGGGAGGCTGATCCTCGGCGTGGGCGCGGGCTGGCACGACCCGGAGTACGAAGCCTTCGGCCTGCCGACCGACCACCGCGTCGGCCGCTTCGAGGAGTGGCTGGAGATCGTCGCCCGGATGATCCGCGGCGAGACGGTCAGCTACGAGGGCACCTACTACAAGGTCCAGGACGCCAACCTGGATCCGGCCCCGCCCCACCGCATCCCGATCCTCATCGCCGGCCATCGTCCCCGCATGATGCGCCTGACCGCCCAGTGGGCCGACCTGTGGAACACGGCCTGGTACGGCGCCGCTGACGCGAGGGTCGAGGAACGGCTCGAGACCCTCCGCGAGGCGATCGAGACCGCCGGCAAGTCCGCCGGCGCGGTGGCCCCGACCGTCGGCGTCGTCGTCCGCGACCCGGAGCAGCCGCCCGTCGCCGACCCCGATCCACGTGCGATCGAGGTACAGGACCTCCCCGCGGCGCTGGCGGCGTACGAGAAGCTCGGCGTCGACCACCTGATCATCTCGCCCGAGCCGATCAGCCCGCGCACCGTCGAGCGCATCGCCGAAGCAAAGGGCCACTGA
- a CDS encoding phosphoribosyltransferase — translation MRRPYFDRTAAGEVLADELGQVAGSVLVLGLARGGVPVAGPVAEALGAELDVLIVRKLGLPGQPELAMGAIAGVGEELHVVRNEQIAREVDADAIEEVRRREVRELRRRELAYRGDRPPIDVRDRVVILVDDGLATGSTMRAAVEAVRRQQPARVVVAVPVGGVESCRRLAQIADQVVCVWIPRYFNAVGQAYRDFSSVSDDEVQRVLAESTARRPGR, via the coding sequence ATGAGGAGGCCGTATTTCGACCGGACGGCTGCTGGCGAGGTGCTTGCCGACGAGCTCGGGCAGGTCGCCGGTTCGGTCCTGGTGCTCGGGCTGGCGCGCGGCGGGGTGCCGGTCGCCGGGCCGGTCGCGGAGGCGCTGGGTGCCGAGCTCGATGTGTTGATCGTGCGGAAGCTCGGCCTGCCGGGGCAGCCGGAGCTGGCGATGGGCGCGATCGCGGGGGTCGGCGAGGAACTGCATGTGGTGCGCAACGAGCAGATCGCGCGCGAGGTCGACGCGGACGCGATCGAGGAGGTACGCCGGCGCGAGGTCCGGGAGCTGCGCCGCCGGGAGCTCGCGTACCGCGGGGACCGTCCGCCGATCGACGTACGGGACCGGGTCGTGATCCTCGTCGACGACGGGCTCGCCACCGGTTCGACGATGCGGGCAGCGGTCGAAGCGGTACGTCGTCAGCAGCCGGCGCGCGTGGTCGTCGCCGTACCGGTGGGTGGGGTGGAGAGCTGCCGTCGGCTCGCGCAGATCGCCGATCAGGTCGTGTGCGTGTGGATCCCGCGGTACTTCAACGCGGTCGGGCAGGCGTACCGGGACTTCTCGTCGGTCAGCGACGACGAGGTGCAGCGGGTGCTCGCGGAGAGCACAGCGCGGCGCCCCGGCCGGTGA
- a CDS encoding glyoxalase superfamily protein has translation MPKLETYKKQAKLLVRWHREGNFSIGGRIRQLARYRTLSDREALALKFPLTEAQEIIALEAGFASWAELKASTEAAPPTSEQPRTQSTAVASAKPVLYVADVAAATAFYRDQLGFRIDFLHGNPPFYGSVSRDGATLHLKFVHEPVFAPGAAEREGLIMAFVDAPNVRELYTEYQAADADIVQKLTKQAWGGTDFIIRDPDGNTIAFVG, from the coding sequence ATGCCCAAGCTCGAAACCTACAAGAAGCAAGCGAAACTGCTCGTTCGCTGGCACCGCGAGGGAAACTTCTCGATCGGCGGTCGCATCCGGCAACTCGCGCGCTATCGCACGTTGTCCGACCGCGAAGCACTCGCCCTGAAGTTTCCCCTCACCGAAGCCCAGGAGATCATCGCCCTCGAAGCAGGCTTCGCCAGCTGGGCCGAACTCAAGGCGAGCACGGAAGCGGCCCCGCCCACCAGCGAACAGCCGCGGACCCAGAGCACGGCAGTCGCCAGCGCGAAACCAGTGCTGTACGTCGCAGACGTCGCTGCCGCGACCGCGTTCTATCGGGACCAACTCGGCTTCCGGATCGACTTCTTGCACGGCAACCCGCCGTTCTACGGATCGGTGTCGCGCGACGGTGCGACCTTGCACCTGAAGTTCGTACACGAGCCGGTGTTCGCGCCCGGTGCCGCGGAACGAGAAGGGCTCATCATGGCGTTCGTCGATGCGCCGAACGTACGAGAGCTCTACACGGAATATCAGGCCGCCGACGCCGACATCGTCCAGAAGCTGACCAAACAAGCTTGGGGCGGCACCGACTTCATCATCCGCGACCCCGACGGCAACACAATCGCCTTCGTCGGCTGA
- a CDS encoding acetylxylan esterase: MLSFELSYDELLTYQGTNPRPADFDEFWDKALLSLDEVPADAEFVDATDFPLTTATAQHLYFTGTGGYRVHAKVLRPAEPTGPAVLLFHGYGGEQPKWVELLPYAARGFTVAALDVREQVGFRTPSQEGNSFSLQHHLVHGLDAGPDGLLYKHIFLDTRRLADLIGGLPEVDASRIATTGWSQGGGLSLVAAALTPSIKYTASVYPFLCDYQRTWDLNLETGPYDEIVTWFRKRDPRHLRQDEVFTTLGYIDVQNLAPRIQAEVTLFVGLEDQVCPPSTQFAVYNKLTSPKETRLYPDFGHDDLPGAHDDIYQLIGTKL; encoded by the coding sequence GTGCTTTCCTTCGAGCTGTCGTACGACGAGCTACTGACCTACCAGGGCACGAACCCGCGGCCCGCGGACTTCGACGAGTTCTGGGACAAGGCGCTGCTGTCCCTGGACGAGGTCCCCGCCGATGCGGAGTTCGTGGACGCGACCGACTTCCCGCTGACCACGGCGACCGCGCAGCACCTGTACTTCACCGGGACCGGTGGGTATCGGGTGCATGCGAAGGTCCTGCGGCCTGCCGAGCCGACCGGGCCGGCGGTGCTGCTCTTCCACGGGTACGGCGGGGAGCAGCCGAAGTGGGTCGAGCTGCTGCCATATGCGGCGCGCGGGTTCACGGTGGCGGCGCTGGATGTGCGAGAGCAGGTCGGCTTCCGTACTCCGTCGCAGGAGGGCAACAGCTTCTCGTTGCAGCACCATTTGGTGCATGGGTTGGACGCCGGGCCGGATGGGCTGCTGTACAAGCACATCTTCCTGGACACGCGGCGGCTGGCCGATCTGATCGGTGGATTGCCGGAGGTGGATGCGTCGCGGATCGCGACCACCGGCTGGAGTCAGGGCGGCGGGTTGTCGTTGGTGGCGGCCGCGCTGACGCCGTCGATCAAGTACACGGCGAGCGTCTACCCGTTCCTGTGCGACTACCAGCGGACGTGGGACCTGAACCTGGAGACCGGTCCGTACGACGAGATCGTCACCTGGTTCCGCAAGCGCGACCCGCGGCACCTGCGGCAGGACGAGGTGTTCACGACCCTCGGCTACATCGACGTGCAGAACCTCGCCCCTCGCATCCAGGCCGAGGTAACCCTCTTCGTCGGCCTGGAGGACCAGGTCTGCCCGCCTTCCACCCAGTTCGCCGTCTACAACAAACTCACGTCACCAAAAGAAACCCGCCTCTACCCCGACTTCGGCCACGACGACCTCCCCGGCGCCCACGACGACATCTACCAACTAATAGGCACCAAACTCTGA
- the smpB gene encoding SsrA-binding protein SmpB encodes MKKPEAEPVVARNRKAAHDFQLGESWEAGIVLQGPEVKALRAGRASLIGGFAQVENREIWLHGVHIPQYSQSRWFNGGSRRKRKLLLHRAQIDKIERKVNESGLTIVPTSLYFKDGRAKVEIALARGKKTWDKRHALAEREATREIERAVNRRLKGRSD; translated from the coding sequence GTGAAGAAGCCAGAAGCCGAACCCGTGGTTGCGCGCAACCGGAAGGCCGCGCACGACTTCCAGCTGGGCGAGTCCTGGGAGGCGGGGATCGTGCTGCAGGGGCCGGAGGTGAAGGCGCTGCGGGCCGGGCGGGCGTCTTTGATCGGCGGATTCGCCCAGGTCGAGAACCGGGAGATCTGGCTGCACGGCGTACACATCCCGCAGTACTCGCAGTCCCGCTGGTTCAACGGCGGCTCCCGCCGCAAGCGAAAGCTGCTGCTGCACCGGGCCCAGATCGACAAGATCGAGCGCAAGGTCAACGAGAGCGGCCTGACGATCGTGCCGACGTCGCTCTATTTCAAGGACGGCCGCGCGAAGGTCGAGATCGCCCTTGCCCGCGGCAAGAAGACCTGGGACAAACGGCACGCCCTCGCCGAACGCGAGGCGACCCGCGAGATCGAGCGCGCCGTCAACCGCCGTCTGAAGGGCCGCTCGGACTGA
- a CDS encoding DinB family protein, protein MSTWSMPERPEPPINPVDERSALDDRLDYQRTTLLQKCGGLTPEQLAMRSVPPSTLSLLGLVRHLSAVEAWFHAYDGQPDHQFFWDYAPGSRSGSDVVDVTRAADDLASYQVSVARSRTAVAGLSLDALSPGEDYTLRWIYLHMIEEYARHNGHADFLRERIDGATGE, encoded by the coding sequence ATGTCGACCTGGAGCATGCCCGAGCGGCCCGAGCCACCGATCAACCCGGTCGACGAGCGGTCCGCTCTCGACGACCGCCTTGACTACCAGCGCACGACGTTGCTGCAGAAATGTGGCGGCCTGACGCCGGAGCAGCTGGCGATGCGGTCGGTGCCGCCCTCGACGCTGTCGTTGCTCGGACTGGTCCGGCATCTGTCCGCGGTCGAGGCTTGGTTCCACGCGTACGACGGTCAACCGGACCACCAGTTCTTCTGGGACTACGCGCCAGGCTCGAGGTCCGGCAGCGACGTCGTCGACGTCACCCGCGCCGCGGACGACCTGGCCAGCTATCAGGTGAGTGTTGCCAGATCGCGTACGGCGGTGGCCGGGCTCAGCCTCGACGCGCTCAGCCCCGGCGAGGACTACACGCTGCGGTGGATCTACCTGCACATGATCGAGGAGTACGCACGCCACAACGGCCACGCGGATTTCCTCCGCGAGCGCATCGACGGCGCGACCGGCGAATAG
- a CDS encoding phosphoenolpyruvate carboxykinase (GTP), with protein MTTTASPTHTETATSADAKDPLPGEKPTPYDLTAAPTQHAGLLNWVAEVAELTQPDRIHWVDGSDAEYATLTNELIAAGTMVRLNEEKKPNSFWVRTDPSDVARVEQRTFICSAEEKDAGPTNNWMDPAQMKALMTELYRGSMRGRTMYVVPFCMGPLTADKPMFGVEITDSAYVVASMRIMCRTGAEVLNKLGEDAPYVPCLHSVGAPLQKGEQDVPWPCNDEKYIVQFPEERAIWSYGSGYGGNSLLGKKCYSLRIASAMARDEGWLAEHMLILKLISPEKKVHYVAAAFPSACGKTNLAMLDPTLEGWEVETLGDDIAWMRFGKDGRLYAVNPEFGLFGVAPGTGWKTNPNAMRTIEKGNSVFTNVALTDDGDVWWEGYSPTPPDHLTDWKGREWTPDNGELSSHPNSRFCTPIKQCPIIADEYDDPNGVPISAIIFGGRRATTVPLVTESRDWAHGVFMGATLSSETTAAAVGQVGVVRRDPMAMLPFLGYDAGQYFDHWLTVGKQHDAAQLPKIFYVNWFRKDDAGKFVWPGFGENSRVLKWVIDRIEGRADAVETPIGRVPAADALDVAGLDMTARDLEIALDVDVEEWKAEIPLIEEWFAKLGDTVPTELKVELDNLKARLG; from the coding sequence ATGACGACAACCGCCAGCCCGACCCATACCGAGACCGCCACCTCAGCAGACGCCAAGGACCCCCTCCCCGGCGAAAAGCCCACGCCGTACGACCTGACCGCGGCCCCGACGCAGCACGCCGGCCTGCTGAACTGGGTGGCCGAGGTCGCCGAGCTCACGCAGCCCGACCGGATCCACTGGGTCGACGGGTCGGACGCGGAGTACGCCACGCTGACGAACGAGCTGATCGCGGCCGGCACCATGGTCCGGCTGAACGAGGAGAAGAAGCCGAACTCGTTCTGGGTCCGCACCGACCCGAGTGACGTCGCGCGGGTCGAGCAGCGGACGTTCATCTGCTCCGCCGAAGAGAAGGACGCGGGTCCGACCAACAACTGGATGGACCCGGCGCAGATGAAGGCGCTGATGACGGAGCTGTACCGCGGTTCGATGCGCGGCCGGACGATGTACGTCGTCCCGTTCTGCATGGGCCCGCTGACGGCGGACAAGCCGATGTTCGGGGTCGAGATCACCGACTCGGCGTACGTCGTCGCGTCGATGCGGATCATGTGCCGCACCGGCGCCGAGGTACTGAACAAGCTCGGCGAGGACGCGCCGTACGTCCCCTGCCTGCATTCGGTCGGCGCACCACTGCAAAAGGGCGAGCAGGACGTCCCGTGGCCGTGCAACGACGAGAAGTACATCGTGCAGTTCCCCGAGGAGCGCGCGATCTGGTCCTACGGCTCCGGGTACGGCGGCAACTCGCTGCTCGGCAAGAAGTGCTACTCGCTGCGGATCGCGTCCGCGATGGCCCGCGACGAAGGCTGGCTGGCCGAGCACATGCTGATCCTCAAGCTGATCTCGCCGGAGAAGAAGGTGCACTACGTCGCGGCCGCGTTTCCGAGCGCCTGCGGCAAGACCAACCTGGCGATGCTCGACCCGACGCTGGAGGGCTGGGAGGTCGAGACGCTCGGCGACGACATCGCCTGGATGCGGTTCGGCAAGGACGGCCGGCTGTACGCCGTGAACCCGGAGTTCGGGCTGTTCGGTGTTGCCCCCGGCACCGGTTGGAAGACGAACCCGAACGCGATGCGCACGATCGAGAAGGGCAACTCGGTCTTCACCAACGTCGCGCTCACCGATGACGGCGACGTCTGGTGGGAGGGCTACTCGCCGACCCCGCCGGACCACCTGACCGACTGGAAGGGCCGCGAGTGGACGCCGGACAACGGCGAGCTGTCGAGCCACCCGAACAGCCGGTTCTGCACGCCGATCAAGCAGTGCCCGATCATCGCCGACGAGTACGACGACCCGAACGGCGTACCGATCTCCGCGATCATCTTCGGCGGCCGGCGCGCCACCACGGTCCCGCTGGTGACCGAATCGCGCGACTGGGCGCACGGGGTGTTCATGGGTGCGACGCTCTCGTCGGAGACCACCGCGGCCGCGGTCGGCCAGGTCGGCGTCGTACGGCGGGACCCGATGGCGATGCTGCCGTTCCTCGGGTACGACGCCGGGCAGTACTTCGACCACTGGCTGACCGTCGGCAAGCAGCACGACGCTGCGCAGCTGCCGAAGATCTTCTACGTGAACTGGTTCCGCAAGGACGACGCCGGCAAGTTCGTCTGGCCGGGCTTCGGTGAGAACAGCCGCGTACTCAAGTGGGTGATCGACCGGATCGAGGGCCGGGCCGACGCGGTCGAGACCCCGATCGGCCGGGTGCCGGCCGCGGACGCGCTCGATGTCGCCGGGCTGGACATGACGGCACGGGACCTCGAGATCGCGCTCGACGTCGACGTCGAGGAGTGGAAGGCCGAGATCCCGCTGATCGAGGAGTGGTTCGCCAAGCTCGGCGACACCGTCCCGACCGAGCTCAAGGTCGAGCTCGACAATCTGAAGGCCCGCCTGGGCTGA
- a CDS encoding DNA-3-methyladenine glycosylase, protein MTVRPTSAKRVGGDFYLRPAAACATDFLGKVLVRRTAAGRVAGVIRDVESYPAFVDEVHHGNKKTPRTKVMWETGGVAYVYLIYGMWHQFAAVVNRADVPDVVFIRGVVPVEGIDTMKAQWDKPRAVGDLADSPGKLCKSFQITTDLYGADLTGDDLFLEDWGLSVNPEDIRTAARVGISPRYISHDAPLRYRLARY, encoded by the coding sequence ATGACGGTTCGGCCTACGTCCGCCAAGCGGGTGGGCGGTGACTTCTACCTACGACCTGCGGCAGCCTGCGCGACCGATTTCCTGGGCAAGGTCCTGGTCCGGCGTACGGCGGCCGGTCGTGTCGCGGGCGTGATCCGGGACGTGGAGTCCTACCCGGCCTTCGTGGACGAGGTTCACCACGGGAACAAGAAGACGCCACGAACCAAGGTCATGTGGGAGACCGGTGGCGTCGCATACGTGTATCTGATCTACGGCATGTGGCATCAGTTCGCCGCCGTTGTGAATCGAGCTGATGTGCCTGACGTCGTGTTCATCCGCGGCGTCGTACCCGTCGAGGGCATCGACACGATGAAAGCCCAATGGGACAAACCGCGCGCTGTCGGCGACCTGGCCGACTCGCCGGGCAAGCTGTGCAAGTCGTTCCAGATCACCACGGACCTGTACGGCGCGGATCTGACAGGTGACGACCTCTTCCTCGAGGACTGGGGGCTCTCAGTCAACCCAGAAGACATCCGCACGGCCGCCCGCGTCGGCATCAGCCCTCGATACATCAGCCACGATGCGCCCCTCAGATACCGCCTCGCGCGGTACTGA
- a CDS encoding LCP family protein, protein MSRSTRAAGRRAAPRASRSRQRSHRARTTSKAIGLTLLSALVPGSGLLMGGRKKLGAFVLTISIGLLLIAAYVGLTQRDSVLALAVSPRQLLIATGAVVLLGVLWIWVVVASHKLIRPVSMTYTGRLAGSMFVGLLCFGIAVPTTVAAQTVMAQRDLVGSVFQSEGNSKSATRPKVTNASDPWAKTPRLNLLLLGADDGVGRTGVRTDTVIVASIDTKTGNTALISLSRNWMRMPFPEDSPLHKVYPDGFWDPSKGNVEQPEFYLDAMYDNIPRQHPGILGQTDNEGADVVKLAASAALGLDIDYYMQVNLAGFRQIIDAVGGITVNVNYRVPIGGDYGEGPGSNTEKKPSGYIEPGPNQKLDGYHALWFARGRYGLSDPSRQERQRCTIHALVNSVNPATLVTKYQQIASAGKQLLRTDIPQEILPAFIQLGLKVKNAKVSNIDLDKNKNFPTGKNPDYTAMREIIQKALAAQTNPVASTPTPTVKPTKKPTSGTSTKKPTAPKTTATPGAAENLNDACAYNPSQTGN, encoded by the coding sequence ATGTCGCGGAGTACTCGCGCAGCCGGTCGGAGGGCAGCGCCTCGTGCCAGCCGGTCACGGCAGCGTTCGCACCGGGCCCGGACGACCTCGAAGGCGATCGGCCTCACCCTGCTCAGCGCCCTGGTGCCGGGCTCCGGCCTGTTGATGGGCGGCCGGAAGAAGCTCGGCGCGTTCGTGCTGACGATCAGCATCGGCCTGCTGCTGATCGCGGCGTACGTCGGCCTGACGCAGCGCGACTCGGTCCTGGCACTCGCGGTGTCGCCCCGGCAGCTGCTGATCGCCACCGGAGCCGTCGTACTGCTCGGTGTGCTCTGGATCTGGGTCGTGGTCGCATCCCACAAGCTGATCCGCCCGGTCAGCATGACCTACACCGGCCGGCTGGCGGGCTCGATGTTCGTCGGGTTGCTGTGCTTCGGGATCGCCGTACCGACGACCGTCGCCGCGCAGACCGTGATGGCGCAGCGCGACCTGGTCGGCAGCGTGTTCCAGTCCGAGGGCAACTCGAAGAGCGCGACCCGGCCGAAGGTGACCAACGCGAGCGACCCGTGGGCGAAGACCCCGCGGCTGAACCTGCTGCTGCTCGGCGCCGACGACGGTGTCGGCCGCACCGGCGTCCGCACCGACACGGTGATCGTCGCGTCGATCGACACCAAGACCGGTAACACCGCGCTGATCTCGCTCAGCCGGAACTGGATGCGGATGCCGTTCCCGGAGGACTCGCCGCTGCACAAGGTGTACCCGGACGGTTTCTGGGATCCGAGCAAGGGCAACGTCGAGCAGCCGGAGTTCTACCTCGACGCGATGTACGACAACATCCCGAGGCAGCATCCGGGGATCCTCGGCCAGACCGACAACGAGGGCGCGGACGTGGTCAAGCTGGCCGCGAGCGCGGCGCTCGGCCTCGACATCGACTACTACATGCAGGTCAACCTGGCCGGCTTCCGGCAGATCATCGACGCGGTCGGCGGCATCACCGTGAACGTGAACTACCGGGTGCCGATCGGTGGCGACTACGGCGAGGGTCCGGGGTCGAACACCGAGAAGAAGCCGAGCGGCTACATCGAGCCGGGGCCGAACCAGAAGCTCGACGGGTACCACGCGCTGTGGTTCGCCCGCGGCCGGTACGGCCTGAGCGACCCGTCGCGGCAGGAGCGGCAGCGCTGCACGATCCACGCGCTGGTCAACAGCGTGAACCCGGCGACCCTGGTGACGAAGTACCAGCAGATCGCCTCGGCCGGCAAGCAGCTGCTGCGCACCGACATCCCGCAGGAGATCCTGCCCGCGTTCATCCAGCTCGGTCTCAAGGTCAAGAACGCCAAGGTCAGCAACATCGACCTGGACAAGAACAAGAACTTCCCCACCGGCAAGAACCCGGACTACACGGCGATGCGGGAGATCATCCAGAAGGCGCTCGCCGCGCAGACCAACCCGGTCGCGTCGACGCCGACGCCGACGGTGAAGCCGACCAAGAAGCCGACCAGCGGGACGTCGACGAAGAAGCCGACCGCGCCGAAGACGACGGCCACCCCGGGCGCCGCGGAGAACCTGAACGACGCCTGCGCCTACAACCCGAGCCAGACCGGAAACTGA
- a CDS encoding DUF4395 domain-containing protein, translating to MGGSGIGACPLRAHVDPRLLRFSAGATAGVLAVVLLIVEIARPVSLGLLASQVAVFAFTAFVSFQWSVWAQIFARVIWPRIGAPAKLEDARPQRFAQFIGFVFTALALATFILGVDVAGYGLTALAFGLAALNASTGLCLGCKAYHRIRRPRPA from the coding sequence ATGGGCGGCTCCGGTATTGGTGCGTGTCCGCTCCGCGCCCATGTCGATCCGCGCCTCTTGCGATTCAGCGCCGGGGCCACGGCGGGCGTGCTCGCCGTCGTACTGCTCATCGTCGAGATTGCTCGGCCGGTGAGTCTCGGCCTGCTCGCGTCCCAGGTCGCTGTGTTTGCGTTCACCGCGTTCGTGAGTTTTCAGTGGTCGGTGTGGGCGCAGATCTTTGCTCGGGTGATCTGGCCGCGGATCGGAGCGCCGGCCAAGTTGGAGGATGCTCGGCCGCAGAGATTCGCCCAGTTCATCGGCTTCGTGTTCACCGCTCTGGCGCTGGCCACGTTCATACTCGGCGTCGATGTCGCCGGCTACGGACTCACCGCGCTCGCCTTCGGGCTGGCCGCGCTCAACGCATCCACCGGGCTGTGCTTGGGCTGCAAGGCCTACCACCGGATCCGCCGACCGAGACCGGCCTGA
- a CDS encoding maleylpyruvate isomerase family mycothiol-dependent enzyme, translated as MTTLVGRLVAALRANHDTVAALVPTLSEQQLRGRSGAEEWTVAQVLSHLGSGAEIFRKPIAIAAGEQVEAEDNQTIWARWNALSPADQAAGFVKYDQAYVDAVEALSAEQPDSTIDLGILPEPVSLEVALGMRLSEVANHAWDVRVGVDPSATVDAASAELLIEVLAGPLAFLLGFSAKTDELDREVRLAIPGGGITITDTVTVTTSLDDPTATFEGPAEAVARLLTGRLRAEYSAGVSVTGNVTLDELRNVFPGY; from the coding sequence ATGACCACACTTGTCGGCCGCCTCGTTGCGGCTCTGCGTGCGAATCACGACACCGTCGCCGCACTGGTACCGACCTTGTCGGAGCAACAGCTGAGAGGCCGTAGCGGGGCGGAAGAGTGGACGGTCGCCCAGGTGCTCTCGCACCTCGGAAGCGGCGCCGAGATCTTCCGCAAGCCGATCGCGATCGCGGCCGGGGAGCAGGTCGAGGCTGAGGACAACCAGACGATCTGGGCCCGGTGGAACGCCTTGTCCCCGGCCGACCAAGCGGCCGGATTCGTCAAGTACGACCAGGCGTACGTCGATGCCGTCGAGGCGCTCAGCGCCGAACAGCCTGACAGCACGATCGACCTGGGCATCCTGCCCGAGCCGGTATCGCTGGAGGTCGCGCTCGGCATGCGACTCAGCGAGGTCGCCAACCACGCTTGGGATGTGCGCGTGGGAGTCGACCCGTCCGCGACCGTGGACGCAGCCTCGGCCGAGCTGCTCATCGAAGTCCTCGCCGGCCCGCTGGCCTTCCTCCTGGGCTTCTCCGCCAAGACCGACGAGCTCGACCGCGAGGTCCGCCTGGCGATCCCGGGCGGCGGCATCACCATCACCGACACGGTCACCGTGACGACATCACTCGACGACCCGACAGCCACCTTCGAAGGCCCGGCCGAGGCCGTCGCGCGACTGCTGACCGGCCGGCTCCGCGCCGAGTACTCCGCGGGCGTGAGCGTCACCGGCAACGTCACCCTGGACGAGCTCCGCAACGTCTTCCCCGGCTACTGA